Within Vallitalea okinawensis, the genomic segment GCTATTCTTCGTGGTGCAGTTAATCGCTATGGAAGAAACATAGCCAATTATCACTATGAGGATATCATTGATTTACTTACTGAGTATGATAAAATGAACTTAAAAAATCCAGCTATTATCATTGACACAAATCACGCTAATTCAAATAAGCAATATATGAGGCAACCCAAAATAGCTCTTGAGACTATCTATAACATGTTCTATGATGATGATGTCAAACGACATGTCAAAGGTTTAATGATTGAAAGTTATCTTGTTGGTGGAAGACAAAACGTAGGCGATGGTGTTTATGGACAATCCATCACAGATCCTTGTATTGGATGGGAAGACACCGAGAGATTGATATTTAATATTGCAGATAAACTATAATATCTCATACATTGTACGCACACATAAATTCTAGTAATTAAAATAACACAAAAATAATTTCATTTTATGGTAATTATAGATTCTTTATGGTATATTTATTGTAATACATTAACCCCTTTTTGGAAGGAGTCTATAATGAAATGTACACTGGTCAACCACAAATTAGTGCAAAAAAGTGATGCTTTAGTACCTTGGTGGAGCTTTGGTAAAACAGCCTTAGCTACGTGTGTATTGAAATTAGTTGAAGAAAATCAATTATCTTTGAGCAAACATTATTTTGGACAAGCTGGAACACTGGAGCAAGTTCTCCGCCATGAAAGTGGTCTTAAAGATTATTATTGTAAAGCATACCTTGAAGCTGTTGAAAGAAATGAAATACCTTGGACTTTTGATGTACTTCTTGAGAAAACAAATAGTCAAATACTATTGGGTCCAGCTGGCAAACAATTTCATTATTCTAATATCGGATATTATTATATTCGAAGGCTCGTAGAAAATACTATGGATATGCCTTTAGAGAAAGCACTCTACGCTTTAATTTTTGATGAATTAAAGATTAAAGATGTTTTTGTAGCGATAAACCCAGAAGATTTAAAGGTTTGTACCCAAGGCATAAAAAAAGAATATCATCCCAGTTGGTTATACCATGGCATGATCATTGGTTCACTGAATAGTGCTTGTATCTTTTTAGATTATTTGGCTTCAGGGAAAATTATTTCTTCTGATATGTTAGAGCATATGAAGGATGCTTACATGATACCATTTGATATCGGTAATAGACCTTGGCAGAAACCGGGCTATGGATTAGGCTTGATGATTGATGCAGTTGAAGGAAGGTTTCATTCCTTTGGTCATACAGGTTCAGGTCCTGGTAGTACAATTGCGGTTTACCATTTCCCAAATGTAAACAGTGGTATGACGGTAGCTGCAACCTCCGAAAGTTCTGATCAAAGTATCGTTGAAAACAAGGTTACTAATCTAATCAAAATTCATTAGAATATTAAAATAGCCTCAAATGCCTATCTCTATCACCACAGATTGCATTTGAGGCTATCTTCAATTAGCTTTCAATTTCTCTAAAACTAATTGATACTTAGCTTTTGTTAAAGGATAAAAAAGTATTGGAATAAGTGATAGTAATATTAAAACAGCTGGTACTAGAGTAAATATGCCATGCATACCAGTTAATGTTTCTTTTGATTGGATAGCATTAGGTATATAGTCTATCACTGTTAGTAAATATCCAAGTATAATACCCGATAACGAACTTCCTGCTTTTACAACAAAAGTCTGTGTTGACCACATAATTCCTTCTGTTCTGCTACCTGTTATTGATTGGATATAGTCAATAGTTTCAACCATCATCGAAGGCAATAGGACTTCAGTAGCTCCAAAAGTTAATGATACGAGAGCCAATACCCCCATAAATACATACAGGCTATTATAGCCAACTAAAAATAAACTAATATAACCAATGACTCTTACAACCATAAAGAAAATGCAAAGGTATTTTTTATCAAATCTTTGTGCTAACTTAGATGCTATAAATATACTTCCCAACATAGGAATGATAATCGTTAAACTCAATACTGGCATCAGGTTAGCATCACCAAGGTTATATGTGGCATAATAAATTGAAACAGCTGTAACAAGACCATCTACAATTGTTATAAAGATTTGACTTAACAATATTAATAATAAGGGTTTATTTATCAACAGAGATCTTAATATGTCCTTGACCTTTAGAGCTCTACTATTATTGTGAACTCGTTCTCTTGTTTTCAAAAACATTATAATCATACCAACAGCCATTATTCCAGCGTATAGCATGCCAACATAGCGAAAAGTTTCTTCCCCCCCTCCAAATACATCGAATAATGGTACAGTTATTACTGTTACCAATACGAAGCTTAATGGAGCAATTGCTTTACCTAAAGATATTATTTTCGTTCTTTCATAAGGATATCTCGTCATACTTGAAGTAAGACTCCAAAGAGGGATATCAGATATAGTATATATCATTCCAAATAGAATATAGGTTATATATGCCCATAAGACTTCATTTTTGAAAGGACTCGTTGTGAACAGTAGAAAAACACTAAAAAACATAGGTATTGCAACAAATAACAAGTAAGGACGAAACCTTCCCCATCTACTCTTAGTTTTATCCGTTACAATCCCCATGATAGGATCGTTAACTGCGTCCCAAAGTCTTGCAACGAAGAAGATTATTCCTACAGTGGTTGAAGAAATACCTATGTAGTCCGTGTAATAGATCATCACATAGGCACTTATATATGCAAATACAAGGTTCTGAGAAAAAACACCAAATACAAATGATCCCTTTTCCCCTTTACTCACTTCATATTGATTATCCATCCCTAGACTTCTCTCTGTCATTATCTAGCACCCCCTATGTTTTAATTGAACATTCAATTCGTAGATTAATTGATCTAATTGCTCATCCGAAACAAAACCTTTGGTAGCTTGACTTATATTCCTTAATGGCATATATTTTATAGAGTTTTCCAATTCCCGATGGTTAATTATATCTTCTTCATTGACCATTAATTGGCTACTAAGTTCATTCATTGTATAATTAATTATATCCAGTAGTACAGGTATTTGAAGTAGTGCGCCAACAGTAGTATTTCTTGTTACAACAGGGTATTTATAATCAAATGCATCGATATCTACTCTTTGCTGATAAACAATATTTCTTGAAGATTGACCGATATATATTGTATTTTCACCTGTAGCATATGCCCACTCATCTATATCTGAGTTAAAGTATCTAAAATCACTCAATGGAAGCTTGCATTGAAAATGATAGGTCTCATTTTTCTTAATAGTTACTTTATCGAAGTACTTAAGCTGTTTAACAGGCTGAATCGCTTGTTGTACATTAAGTCCTATATATATTTGTACGACCTCTGCTCCATCATAATTACCAGTATTTTCAATCTTACATGTTACGGAAATACTCTCTTCATCTTTTTCAATATCAAAATCACTGTATTGGAATTCAGTGTAACTTAAGCCATATCCAAATGGGAATAAGACTTCCAATTCTTTTTTATCATAATAGCGATAACCAACGAAGATTGATTCATTATACTCAACCCTTTTCTCACTACCACGGTGTAAGTAGCTTGGAGAATGTGCTAATTTAATTGGATAAGTCTCATTTAGCCTTCCACATGGGTTCTTTTTACCTAATAAAATATCTGCGATAGCTTTTCCTGTACCCTGCCCTGAGAGATTAGCTTGTAATATTCCATCAATCTGATTAACCCACGGAATTTCTACCACAGATCCTGTTTGTAAGACTAATATTATTGGTTTATTTAACAATATAAGTGACTCAATGAGATGTCTTTGACATAAAGGTAAATCTAAGTTCTCTCTATCATAAGATTCTGCTTCATCATTAGAGAATAGTCCAGTAAAAACAACGATTTTATCCATTTCTCTTGCTTCATCTAAAACATCATTGATCATTTTCTGATTAACTTCATGGTTATTTAGGGAATAACCTGGTAGATACTTGATTCCCTCAACTAAGAAATCACTGATAGAATCCATAAACATTGGATTGACTCTTGATGAACCACTTCCCTGATAGTTGTGCTTCTCCATTAAACTGCCTACATAAAGAACTTTATCAGTGGATTGTAGTGGCAACCTTTGATTTTCATTTTTCAGCAATACAATAGCTTCTGTAGCTACATCTCTAGCGAGTTCATGGTGCTCCATATAGTTAACGGGCTCTACTGCTTTTTTGATTGGATTATCACACCGTTCTCTTAATGTGTTGAGATTATTAAATGCTCGGTTGATTGCGTCTTCGCTAATATCACCTTGTTCATAAGCATCTTTTAGTTTATTGTAACTATAGTCACCTACGGTAGGCATTTCTAAATCCATACCATTAGCTATGCTCTTAACGATATCATTAACAGCAAACCAATCAGAAATAACTAACCCCTCATACCCCCATTTTTCTCTTAAGGTTTCTGTTAAAAGCCAATGATTCTCACAACAATGGGACCCCATCAACCTATTATAAGCACTCATTACTGTCCATGGATTAGAGCCATCAATAACATCTTTAAAAACTTTTAAATAGATTTCTTCTTGAGCTCTTCTATCTATTATTGTATCTATTGACATCCTATAAGCTTCTTGATTATTCCCAGCAAAGTGCTTTAACGATGAACCTACCCCATTCTCTTGCAATCCTTTGATATATTCACTACCTAGTTGACTTGCTAAATAAGGATCTTCTGAAAAGTATTCAAAGTTTCTGCCACATAATGGATTGCGTTTAATATTCACTCCCGGTCCTAGTAAAACATCTACTCCTTCACAAATGGCTTCTTTTGCAATAGCAGCTGATACTTGTTTAACTAGCTCTCTATTCCATGTGCTAGCAAGTGCTGATGCTGTGGGAAAACATGTAGCCTTCTTGCTATCAGTCATCCCCAAATGATCGCCTTTACCTTCTTGATACCTAAGCCCTGTTGGTCCATCTGAAAATACAATTTCAGCAATCAATTCACCATAGGTACGCCATTCATCTTTTCCATTTAACTGCCTTATCTTTTCATATATGTTAGTTTGACTACTCATTTTACTCTCTCCCTTCATCTACTACTAGCATACATAATTTATTCGTGATACTATTGTATATATCAACCGTTTATAGAACAAATCCATCTCCATGGAGGTTTTTATGATTAACTCTCTTACAGAAATACAAATGACTATAGAATTATTTTGGTTAGCCACAGGTTTACCTATCAGACTTTATAATGAAGAAAAACTACTAATTACTGAAAAACTACTTCCCTCCCAACAAAGCATATATGGTAAGTGTTTTGATGAAGTTTTAGAGCACTTTTTTTCATATAGCAAAGACATTCAGTTTTACACAAATCTATTTGCTGAACATTATATCTATCAGAACTTTACCTTTCAAGATAAAACTTATCATCTTGTTTGTGGTCCAGCCATCAGCCATAACTATGATGACCAATTTATTATGCAAACTTTGGAGAATGAACAGGTCTCATTTGCAAAACTTCAAACGTTGCGACTTTACTTCAACTCCCTGCCAAAATACTCTTCCATTGCTATGAGAAAAATTCAACCTTTGCTTTATCATCAATTAACAGGTAACTATATGACTTTAGATGACCTATTTAAAAGAGAGAGTATTCTGGATAAAATTGAGTTTCAGAATACATCCACTACAGATTCTCTTGGCTATCATCACTCTAGTATTAAATCTTATCTTATCCATGACGCTATAAAAAATGCTGATAGAGAGGCTCTTCATGAGATACTGCTTCTACCTGATGACGGTCCTTTCGGTATACTTTGTAAAAATAACCCACTTCGCTCCTATAAGAATCTTTTTATTACAACGGTGACCGAAACAACTTTAGCTGCTATAAGCGGTGGTGTGGATTCAGAAAGTGCCTACACTTTAAGTGATACTTTTATCCAATTTGTTGAAGAAGTAGAAACTTATGAGGAAGTAACTGACTTGTTTATAGATATGCTCAATGCATTCATTGATTTAGTAGAAAAAAGTAAACGCCTTACCTACTCAAAACCTGTCTATCTCACAGTTGATTACATAAACAAATATTATTCACAGAGGATAAGAATCTCAGAACTAGCTGCAAAAGTACATTTAAGTGAAAGTCATCTTCTACGACTATTTAAATCACAACTAGGAGTCAGTATAAAGGATTATATAACTCAGACAAGAATTGACAAAGGGAAAAAGTTACTTAAATATACCCAGTATAGTATAGCAACAATTAGTAACATGACGGGCTTTAATGATCAGAGTCATTTTACTCGAATGTTTAAGAAGCAAACTCAGTTAACCCCCAAAGCATACAGAGAATCTATTCAAGTAATTTGAATCTATCGCAACTTATTTGCAGTACAAACGTGGCTATGTTACCCTATCAAGTATATGTAGGAAAATATGATTCCTTGCGAGTAAACGTAGTACTTTTCCTCAATATAAAAACAACCCCTCAAGTCCTTACTTTTAGGGTTGTTTTGATTCACTATGATACTTTTCTATGTTCCTAATTAATTTTTCTGTTTCCACATCTGTACTAAGAGCAGACAATGGTATAATAATGGCACTGATGGCACTGTCGTAAACTAATATATGTTTATCAGATATCACAACTCTATCAACAGTAGTCCATTTTATAGCTGTTTGCTCATAGTCATTTGAACGATTAATCCCCTCTTCATTTACTAATAAAGTCGTCTCTGCTAGCAAGCTTCTATTATTACCTTCTGATAACATTTTTAAAACCTGCTTTCTTAATCTTTTTCAATAATTTTAGGGTAAAATATAAACCACAAAATACTGGTCACACTGAAAATAATACTCCAATACCATAATGGGATTTTTGTAATCTTATACACAGGATAAATCCCTATCAGAAATACAATAGGACCTATTAATCTCAGCAATAAAATAGATCTTTTTAGGGTCTTTGATGTTTTCATATGATAACTATTGAAATCAATAAAATCCTGCTCCGTCAATTTAAATATTATTTCCATAATCACGCCCCCTTTTAAAATAATATTGTAATTAACCAC encodes:
- a CDS encoding serine hydrolase domain-containing protein; this encodes MKCTLVNHKLVQKSDALVPWWSFGKTALATCVLKLVEENQLSLSKHYFGQAGTLEQVLRHESGLKDYYCKAYLEAVERNEIPWTFDVLLEKTNSQILLGPAGKQFHYSNIGYYYIRRLVENTMDMPLEKALYALIFDELKIKDVFVAINPEDLKVCTQGIKKEYHPSWLYHGMIIGSLNSACIFLDYLASGKIISSDMLEHMKDAYMIPFDIGNRPWQKPGYGLGLMIDAVEGRFHSFGHTGSGPGSTIAVYHFPNVNSGMTVAATSESSDQSIVENKVTNLIKIH
- a CDS encoding MFS transporter → MTERSLGMDNQYEVSKGEKGSFVFGVFSQNLVFAYISAYVMIYYTDYIGISSTTVGIIFFVARLWDAVNDPIMGIVTDKTKSRWGRFRPYLLFVAIPMFFSVFLLFTTSPFKNEVLWAYITYILFGMIYTISDIPLWSLTSSMTRYPYERTKIISLGKAIAPLSFVLVTVITVPLFDVFGGGEETFRYVGMLYAGIMAVGMIIMFLKTRERVHNNSRALKVKDILRSLLINKPLLLILLSQIFITIVDGLVTAVSIYYATYNLGDANLMPVLSLTIIIPMLGSIFIASKLAQRFDKKYLCIFFMVVRVIGYISLFLVGYNSLYVFMGVLALVSLTFGATEVLLPSMMVETIDYIQSITGSRTEGIMWSTQTFVVKAGSSLSGIILGYLLTVIDYIPNAIQSKETLTGMHGIFTLVPAVLILLSLIPILFYPLTKAKYQLVLEKLKAN
- a CDS encoding beta-glucosidase; translation: MSSQTNIYEKIRQLNGKDEWRTYGELIAEIVFSDGPTGLRYQEGKGDHLGMTDSKKATCFPTASALASTWNRELVKQVSAAIAKEAICEGVDVLLGPGVNIKRNPLCGRNFEYFSEDPYLASQLGSEYIKGLQENGVGSSLKHFAGNNQEAYRMSIDTIIDRRAQEEIYLKVFKDVIDGSNPWTVMSAYNRLMGSHCCENHWLLTETLREKWGYEGLVISDWFAVNDIVKSIANGMDLEMPTVGDYSYNKLKDAYEQGDISEDAINRAFNNLNTLRERCDNPIKKAVEPVNYMEHHELARDVATEAIVLLKNENQRLPLQSTDKVLYVGSLMEKHNYQGSGSSRVNPMFMDSISDFLVEGIKYLPGYSLNNHEVNQKMINDVLDEAREMDKIVVFTGLFSNDEAESYDRENLDLPLCQRHLIESLILLNKPIILVLQTGSVVEIPWVNQIDGILQANLSGQGTGKAIADILLGKKNPCGRLNETYPIKLAHSPSYLHRGSEKRVEYNESIFVGYRYYDKKELEVLFPFGYGLSYTEFQYSDFDIEKDEESISVTCKIENTGNYDGAEVVQIYIGLNVQQAIQPVKQLKYFDKVTIKKNETYHFQCKLPLSDFRYFNSDIDEWAYATGENTIYIGQSSRNIVYQQRVDIDAFDYKYPVVTRNTTVGALLQIPVLLDIINYTMNELSSQLMVNEEDIINHRELENSIKYMPLRNISQATKGFVSDEQLDQLIYELNVQLKHRGC
- a CDS encoding AraC family transcriptional regulator, with translation MINSLTEIQMTIELFWLATGLPIRLYNEEKLLITEKLLPSQQSIYGKCFDEVLEHFFSYSKDIQFYTNLFAEHYIYQNFTFQDKTYHLVCGPAISHNYDDQFIMQTLENEQVSFAKLQTLRLYFNSLPKYSSIAMRKIQPLLYHQLTGNYMTLDDLFKRESILDKIEFQNTSTTDSLGYHHSSIKSYLIHDAIKNADREALHEILLLPDDGPFGILCKNNPLRSYKNLFITTVTETTLAAISGGVDSESAYTLSDTFIQFVEEVETYEEVTDLFIDMLNAFIDLVEKSKRLTYSKPVYLTVDYINKYYSQRIRISELAAKVHLSESHLLRLFKSQLGVSIKDYITQTRIDKGKKLLKYTQYSIATISNMTGFNDQSHFTRMFKKQTQLTPKAYRESIQVI
- a CDS encoding YcxB family protein, which gives rise to MLSEGNNRSLLAETTLLVNEEGINRSNDYEQTAIKWTTVDRVVISDKHILVYDSAISAIIIPLSALSTDVETEKLIRNIEKYHSESKQP